A part of Vulpes lagopus strain Blue_001 chromosome 4, ASM1834538v1, whole genome shotgun sequence genomic DNA contains:
- the ZNF786 gene encoding zinc finger protein 786, with translation MAEPAPLPLTFEDVAIYFSEHEWPNLDAWQKELYKHVMRTNYEILVSLDGRLPKPELISWIEQGREFFKNWGESQKSGNIICPSADLQFDPVIGGHLLWGSQQAVNSVEAKCLFQVDPLEGQCFSKPSEGVGGISFRPDQSMALMNPHRHDTQAPFPVVHSSREPTQGEGISSPRTLGLTGFQEVPSWEGTQHPCAVCGESFWKKDHLEKHEGSHLKDQPRRSWKKFRKQAEPQQQRSLPQCQRRFPCHDCGRSFRLKQYLLRHLAVHAGKSPLQCPECKMCLPHKQTLLSHRLWHKERPSQGPGYDKSFLPKSSVQAPPSQPSGERLVCGGEGEGALSGEAKLARVPSGGKPDPGWAGDECHHAERPAEALQRHPERPFVCVECGKRFTARSRLAIHSRIHTGEKPFQCPECDKSFRLRGLLRAHQRAHGGESPFSCRKCGKGFAKQCKLAEHARMHSGEKPFWCAACGRSFRQRGQLLRHERLHTDEKPFQCPECELSFRLKSMLRAHRLCHGGQRPFSCAECGRGFTHQCKLREHLRVHSGERPFQCPECDKSFRLKGILQAHRRTHSKERPFSCGECGKGFTRQSKLTEHFRVHSGERPFQCPACDRSFRLKGQLLSHQRLHTGERPFQCPECGKSYRVKADMKAHQLLHGGEMPFSCECGKGFAKQSKLIEHVRTHTGEKPFQCPKCDKSFRLKAQLLSHQGLHTGERPFRCPECGKNFREKGHMLRHQRIHRPERPFACGDCGKGFIYKSKLAEHVRVHTKSYSAPSEPDIKKRLSQLFAMIEADWS, from the exons ATGGCAGACTTCCCAAACCAGAACTAATATCCTGGATTGAACAGGGGAGAGAGTTCTTCAAGAACTGGGGAGAATCACAGAAATCAGGAAACATAATTTGCCCTTCTGCTGATTTGCAATTTGATCCAGTTATCGGGGGACATCTGCTTTGGG GAAGCCAACAAGCTGTGAATTCAGTAGAAGCTAAGTGCCTTTTCCAAGTAGATCCACTAGAGGGCCAGTGCTTCTCTAAACCTTCAGAAGGAGTAGGAGGTATTTCCTTCAGGCCTGACCAAAGCATGGCCCTCatgaatccacacagacatgacACGCAGGCTCCATTTCCAGTAGTCCACAGTTCCAGGGAGCCTACCCAAGGAGAAGGAATCTCAAGTCCTAGAACTCTGGGTCTCACTGGCTTCCAGGAAGTTCCCTCCTGGGAGGGCACCCAGCACCCTTGCGCTGTCTGTGGAGAAAGTTTTTGGAAGAAGGACCACTTAGAGAAGCACGAGGGGAGCCACCTGAAAGACCAGCCACGTAGGTCCTGGAAGAAGTTCCGCAAACAAGCTGAGCCACAGCAACAGCGGAGCCTCCCTCAGTGTCAGAGGCGCTTCCCGTGTCATGATTGTGGGAGGAGCTTCCGCCTGAAGCAGTATTTGCTTAGACATCTGGCTGTCCACGCAGGGAAGAGTCCCCTGCAGTGCCCTGAATGTAAAATGTGCCTCCCGCACAAGCAGACACTTCTCAGCCACCGCCTGTGGCACAAGGAGAGGCCTTCCCAGGGCCCCGGATATGACAAGAGCTTTCTCCCAAAGAGCAGCGTGCAGGCCCCGCCCAGCCAGCCCAGCGGGGAGAGGTTAGTCTGTGGTGGAGAAGGTGAGGGGGCCCTGTCCGGGGAGGCTAAGCTGGCCCGTGTGCCGTCGGGAGGGAAGCCAGACCCCGGGTGGGCCGGTGACGAGTGCCACCACGCTGAGAGGCCCGCGGAGGCCCTGCAGCGCCACCCCGAGAGGCCGTTCGTTTGCGTGGAGTGTGGTAAGCGCTTCACCGCACGGTCCAGGCTGGCCATCCACAGCAGGATACACACGGGAGAGAAGCCCTTCCAGTGCCCCGAGTGTGACAAGAGTTTCCGCCTGCGCGGCCTGCTGAGGGCCCACCAGCGTGCGCACGGTGGCGAGAGCCCTTTCTCCTGCAGGAAGTGTGGCAAGGGCTTTGCCAAGCAGTGTAAGCTCGCGGAGCACGCCCGCATGCATAGCGGGGAGAAGCCGTTCTGGTGTGCGGCGTGCGGCAGGAGCTTCCGCCAGAGGGGCCAGCTGCTAAGGCACGAGCGCCTGCACACAGACGAGAAGCCCTTCCAGTGCCCCGAGTGCGAACTGAGCTTCCGGCTGAAGAGCATGTTGAGGGCACACCGGCTGTGCCACGGCGGGCAGAGGCCATTCTCCTGCGCGGAGTGCGGCCGTGGCTTCACGCACCAGTGCAAGCTCCGCGAGCACCTGCGGGTGCACAGTGGCGAGAGGCCCTTCCAGTGCCCCGAGTGTGACAAGAGCTTCCGCCTGAAGGGCATCCTGCAGGCGCACCGGCGCACGCACAGCAAGGAGCGGCCCTTCTCGTGCGGGGAGTGCGGCAAGGGCTTCACCCGCCAGTCCAAGCTCACCGAGCACTTCCGCGTGCACAGTGGGGAGAGGCCGTTTCAGTGCCCTGCCTGCGACCGGAGCTTCCGCCTGAAGGggcagctgctgagccaccagcgCCTACACACCGGGGAGAGACCCTTCCAGTGCCCTGAGTGCGGCAAGAGCTACCGAGTCAAGGCGGACATGAAGGCGCACCAGCTGCTGCACGGCGGGGAGATGCCCTTCTCCTGTGAGTGCGGCAAAGGCTTTGCCAAGCAGTCCAAGCTCATCGAACACGTCAGGACGCACACGGGGGAGAAGCCTTTCCAGTGTCCCAAATGTGACAAGAGCTTCCGCCTAAAGGCCCAGCTGCTCAGCCACCAAGGCCTGCACACCGGGGAGAGGCCTTTCCGCTGCCCCGAGTGTGGTAAGAACTTCCGGGAGAAGGGACACATGCTGCGGCACCAGCGCATCCATAGGCCTGAGAGGCCGTTTGCCTGTGGCGACTGTGGGAAGGGCTTCATTTATAAGTCCAAACTCGCGGAACATGTCAGAGTGCACACAAAATCCTACAGTGCTCCCAGTGAGCCTGACATTAAGAAAAGGCTTAGCCAGCTATTTGCAATGATAGAGGCTGACTGGAGTTGA